In Aegilops tauschii subsp. strangulata cultivar AL8/78 chromosome 3, Aet v6.0, whole genome shotgun sequence, one genomic interval encodes:
- the LOC109738688 gene encoding expansin-A24, with the protein MAPAPARAIAVVLLTFVCCGCAMAADKAPIKWLRAHATFYGGADASDTMGGACGYGNLYLAGYGTRTAALSTVLFNDGAACGQCYKIACDRKLADPMWCKPGVSVTVTATNFCPPNNALPSDNGGWCNPPRPHFDMAQPAWEKIGVYKGGIIPVMYQRVPCMKKGGVRFKIDGHDYFNLVTVMNVAAAGSIKSMDVKSSDSNDWMPMSHNWGANWHSLANLTGKMLSFRLTDTDGQTVVFNNIVPGGWKFGQTFASKQQFK; encoded by the exons ATGGCGCCGGCTCCCGCTCGAGCTATTGCGGTGGTGCTCCTCACGTTCGTCTGCTGTGGGTGTGCCATGGCCGCGGACAAAGCACCCATCAAATGGCTGAGGGCGCACGCGACCTTCTACGGCGGCGCCGATGCCTCTGACACTATGGGTGGAGCATGCGGGTACGGTAATCTGTACTTGGCGGGGTACGGTACGCGGACGGCGGCACTGAGCACGGTGCTGTTCAACGACGGTGCGGCATGTGGACAGTGCTACAAGATTGCATGCGATCGCAAGCTGGCAGATCCGATGTGGTGCAAACCAGGCGTCTCGGTGACGGTGACGGCCACGAACTTCTGCCCGCCTAACAACGCGCTCCCGAGTGACAATGGCGGCTGGTGCAACCCACCGAGGCCACACTTTGACATGGCGCAACCGGCATGGGAGAAGATCGGCGTTTACAAGGGCGGCATCATCCCTGTCATGTACCAGAG GGTCCCGTGCATGAAGAAGGGTGGGGTGCGGTTCAAGATCGATGGTCACGATTACTTCAACCTAGTTACTGTGATGAACGTCGCAGCCGCCGGCTCGATCAAATCCATGGATGTCAAGAGCTCCGATTCAAACGATTGGATGCCAATGTCTCATAACTGGGGTGCCAACTGGCACTCTCTAGCAAATCTTACCGGAAAAATGCTCTCGTTTAGGTTGACTGACACGGATGGGCAAACAGTTGTGTTCAACAATATTGTGCCTGGTGGATGGAAGTTCGGGCAAACATTTGCAAGCAAACAACAGTTCAAGTGA
- the LOC109738687 gene encoding CASP-like protein 1C1-1 — translation MAKARQFVVLALRIATAAAAGVAAIVMATSHKTTTVFGVQVQAKFQYTPSFVFFVAANIVACAYSLLALLVPPASPAARHVLVADAVLGMVLTGAAAAAAAISALGKNGNSHAGWQPICGLVPTFCDHVTGALACGFVAVVLHLLVVLHSIYTMNS, via the exons ATGGCGAAAGCACGGCAGTTCGTCGTCCTCGCGCTCAGGatcgcgacggcggcggcggccggcgtcgcGGCGATAGTCATGGCCACGAGCCACAAGACGACCACCGTCTTCGGCGTACAGGTGCAGGCCAAGTTCCAATACACGCCGTCCTTCGT GTTCTTCGTGGCCGCCAACATCGTCGCGTGCGCCTACAGCctcctcgccctcctcgtgcCGCCGGCGAGCCCCGCCGCGAGGCACGTCCTCGTGGCCGACGCG GTGCTCGGCATGGTGCTCACCGgcgcggccgcggccgcggccgccATATCGGCCCTGGGGAAGAACGGGAACAGCCACGCGGGCTGGCAGCCGATCTGCGGGCTAGTGCCCACTTTCTGCGACCATGTCACGGGGGCTCTCGCCTGTGGCTTCGTCGCGGTCGTCCTCCACTTACTCGTCGTTCTCCATTCCATTTACACCATGAACAGCTAG
- the LOC109738686 gene encoding small ribosomal subunit protein uS8my gives MGRRILNDALRTMVNAERRGKATAQLQPISGVMISFLNIMKHRGYIKNFEVFDPHRVGKITVELQGRIKDCKALTYRQDLRATEIEKYRTRMLPTRQWGYVVVTTPNGVLDHEEAIRQNVGGQVLGYFH, from the exons ATGGGGCGGAGGATCCTCAACGACGCGCTGCGCACGATGGTGAACGCGGAGCGGCGGGGGAAGGCGACGGCGCAACTCCAGCCCATCTCCGGCGTCATGATCTCCTTCCTCAACATCATGAAGCACCGAG GTTACATAAAAAATTTCGAGGTCTTTGATCCACATAGGGTTGGAAAAATCACCGTGGAACTTCAGGGAAGGATTAAAGATTGCAAAGCTCTCACTTACAGGCAGGACCTCAGAGCTACGGAAATAGAAAAATACAGAACTAGGATGCTTCCAACACGGCAG TGGGGCTATGTTGTGGTGACCACCCCAAATGGCGTTTTAGATCACGAGGAAGCAATTAGGCAGAATGTGGGTGGCCAGGTCCTCGGTTACTTCCATTGA